The following are encoded together in the Lactuca sativa cultivar Salinas chromosome 1, Lsat_Salinas_v11, whole genome shotgun sequence genome:
- the LOC111887551 gene encoding protein CANDIDATE G-PROTEIN COUPLED RECEPTOR 7 — translation MTNLPKTFAVILILLFIFTSTSNAEIKSLKIRSDDRPMILFEKFGFTRHGVASVEISSVSVTSSISQIDSSRLGFFLLTEESLIQVLIEFQQNPNFCVVDSKFISLLFTFRDLSPPPHPSFNKSYPVNYPNEYSLFFANCNPESIVSMDVRTELYNTDGDKRDYLSAGLTQLPFLYTIFSLSYMAFLGFWIIECIKNKLSVHRIHLLMCVLLLMKALNLICAAEDKHFVKVTGTPHGWDVLFYIFQAIRVVLLFTVIVLIGTGWSFLKPFLQEKEKKILMIVIPLQVLANVASIVIGETGPFIRDWVTWNQVFLLVDVICCCAIIFPIVWSIRSLRETSKTDGKAARTLAKLTLFRQFYVLVIGYLYFTRIIVFALKTIADYNYQWVASGAEELASLGFYIVMFYMFRPIESNQYFLIEDEEEAAAEVALREEFEL, via the coding sequence ATGACGAACTTACCGAAAACTTTCGCCGTTATCCTCATTTTGCTCTTTATTTTCACCTCTACGTCCAACGCGGAGATCAAATCGTTAAAGATACGATCAGACGACCGTCCAATGATCCTCTTCGAGAAGTTCGGATTCACACGCCATGGCGTTGCCTCCGTTGAGATTTCTTCTGTCTCCGTCACCTCCAGCATCTCCCAAATCGATTCCTCCCGCCTCGGTTTCTTCCTTCTCACCGAAGAATCCTTGATTCAAGTCCTCATCGAATTccaacaaaaccctaatttctgcgTTGTTGATTCCAAATTCATTTCGCTACTCTTCACATTCCGCGATCTCTCCCCTCCGCCTCATCCTTCCTTCAACAAATCGTACCCTGTCAACTACCCGAATGAATACTCCCTCTTCTTCGCCAATTGCAATCCTGAATCGATCGTCTCAATGGACGTCCGTACCGAGCTATACAACACCGACGGCGACAAAAGGGATTACCTGTCCGCCGGATTAACTCAACTTCCGTTTCTATACACCATTTTCTCCCTCTCATACATGGCATTCCTAGGGTTTTGGATCATTGAATGCATAAAAAACAAGCTATCTGTTCACCGGATTCATCTGCTAATGTGTGTTTTGCTTCTCATGAAAGCCCTCAATTTGATTTGTGCGGCGGAGGACAAACATTTTGTAAAAGTAACAGGAACTCCTCATGGATGGGATGTGTTGTTCTACATATTTCAAGCCATTAGGGTTGTGCTATTGTTCACTGTAATCGTATTAATCGGCACTGGATGGTCGTTTCTGAAACCATTTCTgcaagagaaagagaagaagatcTTGATGATTGTGATCCCACTCCAGGTTTTAGCCAATGTAGCATCCATAGTAATAGGCGAAACAGGGCCCTTTATCAGAGATTGGGTAACTTGGAACCAAGTGTTCTTGTTGGTTGATGTGATCTGTTGTTGCGCCATTATCTTCCCCATAGTCTGGTCAATCAGATCATTGAGGGAGACCTCTAAAACAGATGGGAAGGCTGCTAGAACTCTTGCAAAGTTAACCCTTTTCAGACAGTTCTATGTTCTGGTTATTGGGTACTTGTATTTCACAAGAATCATTGTTTTTGCTCTGAAGACAATCGCAGATTATAACTACCAATGGGTGGCTAGTGGGGCTGAAGAATTAGCGAGCCTTGGGTTCTACATAGTTATGTTTTACATGTTCAGGCCAATTGAATCAAACCAGTACTTTCTTATTGAAGACGAAGAAGAGGCTGCAGCAGAGGTGGCTCTAAGGGAGGAGTTCGAGCTTTGA